In the Sandaracinus amylolyticus genome, GGTGTTCGACAAGACCGGCACGCTCACCACCGGCGCGCCCGAGCTCGCCGAGGTCGCCGCGCTCGCGGCGCTCTCGGACGAAGCGCGCGATGCGCTCGCGGATCTCGTCGCGCGCAGCACGCACCCCAAGAGCCTCGCGGTGCGCAGCGCGCTCGGCGAGTCGGTCGCGGTTCGTGAGGACGTGATCGTCGAGGAGCACGCGGGCCGGGGGCTCGAGGCGCGCATCGACGGCGTCACCTGGCGGCTCGGTCGTGCGGGTTGGGCGGGCGAGGGCGACGGCGAGATGCTGCTCGCGAAGGACGGCGAGGTGCTCGCGACGCTGCGCACCCGCGAGGCGATCCGACCCGACGCGCGCGAGGAGATCGCGGCGCTCGCCGCCGAGGGGCACGAGGTCTGGATCCTCAGCGGTGACGAGCCGGCGCGCGTGCGCGTGCTCGCGGCGCAGCTCGGGATCCCCGGCGAGCGCGCGATCGGCGGTTGCTCGCCCGAGGGCAAGGCCGCGTGGATCCGCGAGCACGATCGCGGCGACACGCTCTTCGTCGGCGACGGGATCAACGACGGACCGGCGGCGGAGATCGCGTTCGTCTCGGGCACGCCCGCGGTCGATCGCCCGTTCCTCCCGTCGCGCGCCGACTTCTGGTTCACCACCCCGGGCCTCGGCCCGATCCGCGCGCTGCTCCACGTCGGCTCGCGGATGCGCCGCATCGCGCGCCGCAACCTCGTGATCGCGGTCGCCTACAACACGATCGCGGTCTCGCTCTGCGTCGCCGGGCACATGCAGCCGTGGCTCGCGGCGGTGATGATGCCGGCGAGCTCGCTGGTCGTGATCGGCGCGACTGCATTCTCGCTCTCGCGCGGCGCAGCGTGGCAGTCGGGCTCGCGTGCATCGCAGTCCGAGCTGCGAGACGCGACTCGAACCGTGTGTACCTGAGGAGACGCCGGATGGACGTTCTCATCCTGCTCGTGTTCGTGAGCCTGACGCTCGCTGCCTCCGCGGTGGGCTTCTTCGCGTGGCTCGTTCGGCAGCGCACGTTCCAGCACGCCGACCGCCTCGCGCTGCTCGCGATCGAAGAAGACGCGCGGCCCACTCGGCGCGCCTCGAAGGTGGAGTGAAAGAGAATGGAAACGAAGAGGATCGTCTACGACGACAAGGTCGTCCGCGCGTTCATCCTCGCGTCGGTCGTCTGGGGTGTCGTCGGGATGTTGGTGGGCGTGATCGTCGCCCTCCAGCTCGCGTGGTGGCCGGCGAACGTGCACGAGATGCTCTCGTTCGGTCGACTGCGCCCGCTGCACACGAACGCAGTCATCTTCGCGTTCGTCGGCAACATGATCTTCGCCGGCGTCTATCACTCCACGCAGCGCCTGCTCAAGGCACGCACCTGGAGTGACAAGCTCACCTGGGCGCATTTCTGGGGCTGGCAGGCGATCATCGTCGCAGCCGCGATCACGCTCCCGCTCGGCCTCACGCAGGGCAAGGAGTACGCGGAGCTCATCTGGCCGATCGACGTCGCGGTCGCGGTGGTGTGGCTCGTCTTCGCGACCAACTTCTTCATGACGCTCAAGGAGCGGAACGAGAAGCACCTCTATGTCGCGATCTGGTTCTACATCGCGACGATCGTCACGATCACCGTCCTCTACGTCGTCAACAACCTGCAGCTGCCGACGTCGCTGGGGCACAGCTACGGTGTCTTCGCCGGTGTCCAGGACGCGCTGGTGCAGTGGTGGTACGGCCACAACGCAGTCGCGTTCTTCCTGACGACTCCGATCCTCGGGATCATGTACTACTACCTGCCGAAGGCGGCAGAGCGGCCCGTTTATTCGTATCGACTCTCGATCATCCACTTCTGGTCGCTGGTCTTCATCTACATCTGGGCGGGCCCGCACCACCTGCTGAACACCGCGCTGCCCGACTGGGCGCAGACGCTCGGCATGATCTTCTCGGTCATGCTCTGGGCGCCGAGCTGGGGCGGCATGCTCAATGGCCTCCTCACGCTGCGCGGCGCGTGGGACAAGCTCCGTGACGATCCGGTCCTGAAGTTCTTCGCGGCGGCTGTGACGTTCTACGGCATGGCGACGTTCGAGGGCCCGATGCTCTCGATTCGCTCGGTCAGCTCGCTCGCGCACTACACCGACTGGATCATCGGCCACGTCCACGCGGGCGCGCTGGGCTGGAACGGCTTCATGGCCGCCGGCATGTTCTATTGGCTCGTTCCCCGTCTCTACGGCCGAGAGCTGTACTCGAAGACTGCCGCCAACTGGCACTTCTGGATCGGCACGTTCGGAATCCTCCTCTACATCGTCGCGATGTACATCAGCGGCGTCACGCAGGGCCTGATGTGGCGCGCGGAGGCGGACGGCGGCGGTCTGCTCTATCCGAACTTCGTCGAGACGGTGACTGCCATCGTCCCGATGTACTGGATGCGTCTCATCGGCGGCTCCGTGTACCTGCTCGGGTTCGTGGTGCTGGGCTGGAACCTCCTGATG is a window encoding:
- the ccoN gene encoding cytochrome-c oxidase, cbb3-type subunit I, translating into METKRIVYDDKVVRAFILASVVWGVVGMLVGVIVALQLAWWPANVHEMLSFGRLRPLHTNAVIFAFVGNMIFAGVYHSTQRLLKARTWSDKLTWAHFWGWQAIIVAAAITLPLGLTQGKEYAELIWPIDVAVAVVWLVFATNFFMTLKERNEKHLYVAIWFYIATIVTITVLYVVNNLQLPTSLGHSYGVFAGVQDALVQWWYGHNAVAFFLTTPILGIMYYYLPKAAERPVYSYRLSIIHFWSLVFIYIWAGPHHLLNTALPDWAQTLGMIFSVMLWAPSWGGMLNGLLTLRGAWDKLRDDPVLKFFAAAVTFYGMATFEGPMLSIRSVSSLAHYTDWIIGHVHAGALGWNGFMAAGMFYWLVPRLYGRELYSKTAANWHFWIGTFGILLYIVAMYISGVTQGLMWRAEADGGGLLYPNFVETVTAIVPMYWMRLIGGSVYLLGFVVLGWNLLMTARHGKPVETAVEVPVEPAEPKAPWQEIVFGKPVMLTFVVGVLVAAMAVVNELASTVIAVVALAVALLGTIALGFGQAKHGEKTWHGMLEGRGLLFTVLTVVAVLIGGVAEILPSVAIGVHDRSTTQQQPYTALELEGRDVYVSEGCYTCHSQMIRPFTWESARFGAISDDDDSLWDYPFQWGSKRTGPDLAREGGRYPDLWHVNHMLDPRSTSPGSIMPAYAHLATNRVAFDRSRGKLLALQNLGVPYSHDQVAHAADDAREQARGIAESLSRDVEVDSESELIALVAYLQRLGRVRSEFEPSRASDGEGGVEVSRAGGAR